TGTGGCCTTCAAGCACGCCTGCGACGACCGCTATGGAGCCGACCAGATTGTGGCGCACAGTGGTTTGCGGGTTGCGGCCTACCGAGCAGCCAGTGCCGTGGAGATACTCCGCAGGGTGGGCGAGGCTCGGCTGGTGGTGATCGATGAAGCCCAGTTCTTCACCGCTGATCTGGTGGATGCCTGCCGTCAGCTGGCGGCGGAGGGGCGGCAGGTGGTGGTGGGCGGGCTGGATCGCGATTCGTGGGGTTTGCCGTTTGGGCCGATGCCGGAGCTCGAGGCGATTGCCGATGAGGTCACGCGCACGCGGGCGGTGTGTGCTCGGTGCGGCCGTCCGGCGGAATACACTTGTCGGCGCGTACCGGTGGCGGGCTTGACCATGGTGGGGGGTGCGGAGGCCTACGAGCCGCGTTGCAGGGATTGTTTTGAGGCTCCGCCGATCGAGTTGAGGCGGTGATGGGGGTCTGGTGCCGATTGCTGCCGGCCGCTGGGATCGCGGGGGGCATTGAGACTGTTGAAGGAGATTCGACATGGGATTGGATTCGGCGGGCGGTCAAGGCTATCGGCCGTTGCTTGATCTGAGGCAGACCGAGCGGGCGATTCGGACGATCAAGGAGTTTTTCCAGGTCAACCTGTCCGCGGCTCTGAATCTGCAGCGGGTCAGTGCTCCGCTGTTTGTGCCTGCCGACACGGGGGTCAATGACAATCTCAACGGGGTCGAGCGGCCGATCTCGTTTCCGGTGAAGGATCTCGACGATCGGCGGGCGGAGATTGTGCAGTCGCTGGCCAAGTGGAAGCGGATGGCGCTCGCGGATTACGGCTTTGGTCCGGGGGAGGGGATCTACACGGACATGAACGCCATTCGCCCGGACGAGAAGCTTGACGAGCTGCATTCGATCTACGTGGACCAGTGGGACTGGGAGCGGGTCATGTCCGCTGGCGAGCGGAACCTGGACTTCCTCCGCTGGGTGGTTGAGCGCATTTACGAGGTGATTCATCGCACCGAGGAGTGCGTTTCGGAGGCCTATCCGGTCATCAAGCCTTATCTGCCCGATCGGATTCACTTTGTACACACGGAGGAGTTGCAGCGGCGATTTCCGGATCTATCTCCGCGTGATCGCGAGAATCGGGTTTGCAGGGAGCTTGGTGCCGTGTTCGTGATTGGCATCGGGTCGAAGCTTGCGGACGGCCGGGCCCACGACGGCCGGGCCCCGGACTATGACGACTGGTCGACGCCCACGGCCGGCGGCAAGGGGCTCAATGGGGACATATTTGTCTGGAATCAGGTGCTGGGGCGTGGTTTTGAGTTATCCTCGATGGGCATTCGGGTTGACGCCGAGGCCCTGGTTCGGCAACTGGAGCTGACCGGCACGCGTGACCGAGCGAGCCTGCTGTTCCATCGTCGATTGCTGGCCGGGGAGCTGCCACAGACCATTGGTGGCGGCATTGGCCAGTCGCGGCTGTGCATGTTGTTTCTGCGCAAGGCGCACGTCGGCGAGGTGCAGTCGAGCCTCTGGCCGGACGGGTGGCGAGAGGAGCTCAGGAAGAAGGGCATCGTGCTGCTGTAGGGTGGCCGGGCGGGGGCGTGGTGGGGCCGGTGGTTACCGGGAGTGTGGAGCAGGGTGCCGGTCGGTCATTAGAGCGGCGAGATGCCGGCTCATCGTTGAGGGGATGGATTGCGGCGTGAGGATCAAGGTTGACGGTCGGGTTTTCGGGCCGCGAACTGCAGATGGGGGCAACGAGCGAGGTTGGCGGGATCGCGGGCCAGGCGTTTCTCGACGGCTGCCCAGCGGCGGCGGGTGGCCGGATCTTCGAGTTGTTCGCGGTGGCGGCGCATCGGCAGGACGGTTTTGCCAGTCAATTCCAGCATTTCGAGTCCGGTCATGGTGACCATTCTGGCGATCTGTTCCGGCTCGAAGGTATGGACTTCGAACCGCTCCGACGGGTCGCGGGTCAGCCAGTGGGTCCGGCCGCTGCGAAGGAATCGTTCCAGTTCTTCGATCTGACCTTTTTCGAGGTAGTAGTCCACGCAGGCCACGCGGTTGTCCAGGGTGGCGACCAGGATGCCGCCGGGTGCCAGGCAACGGGCGATCTGCCGCAGGGCGGCCTGCGGATCCGCGGCCAGGCCGATCGGTTCGCCCATCGCCATGGCGAAAGCGAAGTGATCGGCCGGCAGGGCGGCGAGATCCATGAGGTCGGCCTGGATGAAGTCCGCTTTGTGTTCGCTGCCCATCTCGGCTGCAAGCCGACGAGCCTCGTCCACCATTTTGGCGGACAGGTCGACGAAGGTGACCCGGTAGCCGCTCTTGAGCAGTTTGCGGCCCCATTTGCCCGAGCCGCAACCGAGGTCGACCGCCGGGGCGTTGACGTTAGCTGGCAAGTGACGTTTGAGGTACTCCCAGGTCAGGTCGTCGTGCCACTGCCAGTAGGCGTCGTCGTAGACGGTCTCGTACCGCCTGGCGACCCGGTCGTGATAGCGCTGGTTGGGGCTGCGATGGGAACGCATGGAGAAGCCGCAATCGAAACGCCGAAAAGGGACGTCGTCCCGTCGAGACGTCACCGCCTCGAAAGTGCAGGGTGTGGGGGGCTTTTCCGGTTATCCTCCGCCCGGTCACTCTGGCGAGCAGCAAGTGGGCGGGAGCCGGGGGCTGAGCACGCCCGCTTTTTCTGCCCGGCACGCAGCACTTTCAGCTCAGCACCTGCTCACAGCCGCTCCGCGATCTGGATCGCGTTCAGGGCGGCGCCCTTGCGGAGCTGGTCGCCGCTGACGAACAGGTCGATGCCCCGGCCGTCGGGCTGGCTGATGTCCTGGCGGATGCGGCCGACGAGCACGTCGTCGCCGTCGCTGGAGTCGATGGGCATTGGGAAGTAGTTTTTCTCGCGATCGTCCACGACGCGCGTGCCCGGGGCGGAGCGGAGCGTTTCGAAGACCTGCTTCTCGGTCACCGGCCTGGCGAAGGTGATGTTGATCGCTTCGGAGTGGGCCCGCGGCACGGGGACGCGAACGCAGGTTGCGGAGACCTGGATCTCATCGCAGTGGAACATCTTGCGGGTCTCGTTGACCATCTTCATCTCTTCTTCGTTGTAGCCGTTGGCGGTGATCTTCGAGTTGTGGCTGAAGAGATTGAACGCGATGCGGTGGGGCAGGACTCGGGGTGTGACCTTCTTGCCGGCGAGCAGATCGCGGCTCTGCTCCTCAAGTTCGACCATGGCCTGGTAGCCGGCTCCGCTGGCCGCCTGGTAGGTGCTCACCACCAGCCGCTGGATCGGGCAGAGCTTGTGGAGGGGCCAGACGGGGACGACCATGATGATCGTCGAGCAGTTCGGGTTGGCGATGATGCCCTTGTGCTTGCTGATGTCCTCGGGGTTGACCTCGGGCACGACCAGGGGGACGTTCGGATCCATGCGGAATGCGGAGGAGTTGTCCACGACCACGGCGCCGGCCTGGGCGGCGATAGGGGCGAACTTGCGGCTGATTGAAGCCCCGGCGGAGAAGAGGGCGATATCGACGCCTTTGAAACTGTTCTCGGTCAATTCAACCACCGTGTGCGGTTCGCTCTTGAAGGTAATCGTTTTGCCTGCGGACCGGGCCGACGCGAGGAAGGTCATCTTGCTGCAGGCGAACTTCCTCTGCTCAAGGACGCGAATGAACTCTTGCCCCACCGCACCGGTGGCGCCCACGACCGCGACATGACCAGCCATCTCGAGAGGACTCCTCAGCCGCGCCGGTCCGGGTTTCGTGTCCCACCTGATTCGTCAGGTTACCTGTCTTAGGAGCGCCCGAGCCCGACCAGCGCGAAGTTTAGCATTGTATTCGGATTTGCCGGCCGGGGCAATGGTTGGCCGAATCGGGTCGTGGCCTCGTGGTTCCGAGCCTTAGGACGATCGTGGTTCGGGGATCTGTCGAGTCGTGGCCCTATTCCAGATCCCAGTTGCGGTTCAGTCACTTGCCCCGGCCGAAGAAGGCCTGGTTCCAGCGGAGTTGGTTTCGCAGATCGCCCAGTCGGGTTGCGCCGTCGATCCGCACGCATTCGAGGCCGGCCATTTCTGCGAAGTCCTCGAAGCACTCGGTGGTGATTGCCTGGCTGAGCACGGTGTGGTGGGGTCCACCGGCGTAGATCCACGCGGCGGCTGCGGTTTTCAGGTCCGGGCGTGGGATCCACAAGGCCCGGGCCACGGGCAGGCGGGGCATGGCTTGGTCTGATTCGACCGCATCGATCTCGTTGACCAGCAGCCGGAAGCGGTCGCCGAGGTCGATCATGGCCATGTTGATGCCGGGTCCGGCGGGGGCGGTGAAGACCAGTCGGACGGGGTCGGCCTTTCCGCCGATCCCCAGGGCGTAGACCTCGCAGGATGGTGTGGCGGCAGCCAGCGACGGGCAGACCTCCAGCATGTGGGCGCCCAGCACCTTTGGCCCGGAGGGGTGCAGGTGGTAGGTGTAGTCTTCCATGAAGGATGTGCCGCCCTTGAGGCCGGTGGCCATGACTTTGACGGCGCGGAGGAGTGCGGCGGTTTTCCAGTCGCCCTCGGCGCCGAAGCCGTAGCCGGCCGCCATCAGCCGCTGGGCGGCGATGCCGGGCAACTGGTCCAGGCCGTGGAGGTTCTCGAAGGTGTCGGTAAAGGCCTTGAAGCCGCCGGTGTCGAGGAAGGCCTTGAGGCCGAGCTCAGCCCGGGCGGCGTAGCGCAGGGCATCGCGTTTCGCTCCGCCGGGGCGAAGCGGCGTGGCCATCGTGTATTGGGCGTCGTACTCGGCGACGAGGCGATCGATGGCCGGGTCGGACACGTCCTTGATGTATTGGACCATGTCGCCGATGCCGTAGCCGTTGACTTCGACGCCGAGTCGGATCTGGGCCTCGACCTTGTCGCCCTCGGTCACGGCGACCTGTCGCATGTTGTCGCCGATGCGGGCGACCTTCAGGTTGCGCAGTTCGTGCAGGCCGGCGGCGGCCCGCTGCCAGACGGCGAGCCGGTCCTGGACCTCTGGGTCCTGCCAGTGGCCGACGACCACCTTGCGGGGCTGCTCCATGCGGGCGCAGATGAAGCCGAACTCGCGGTCGCCGTGGGCGGCCTGGTTGAGATTCATGAAGTCCATGTCGATTGTGGCCCAGGGCAGGTCGCGGTTGTACTGGGTATGCAGATGGGCCATGGGCTTGTCGAGGGCCTGGAGGCCGGCGATCCACATTTTTGCGGGCGAGAAGGTATGCATCCAGGTGATCAATCCGGCGCAATGGGGGGCGGCATTGGCCTCGCGGCAGACCCGCAGAATCGAGTCCGCGGTGGTCACGACCGGCTTGAACACCAAGCGGAAGGGCAAGCGTGCGGAAGCGTTCAAGCCTTCGACCATCCGGCGGCTGTTATCGGCCACCTGGTTAAGGGCCTCCTCTCCGTAGAGATGCTGGCTGCCGGTGATGAACCATATTTCCAGGTTATCGAATGCCATGATCGTCTCCTCTCGGGCTTGGGCCGAATCGGTTTACTCCTTCTGTCCATAATAGGCGGCCGGTCCGTGCTTGCGCTGGTAGTGCTTATCGAGGACAAACGGTTCGAGGCCGGGTGCGGTGGGGTCGATGAGCCGGGTTCCCAGGGCGATCTCGGCGACGGCCTCGAGGGCGACGGCGTTGCGGACCGACTCGCTGGCGTCGGTGCCCCAGGTGAACGGTCCGTGGCCTGCGACCAGGACGGCGGGCATGGTCACCGGATCGAGGGTGGCGAAACGCTCCACGATCACCCGGCCGGTGTTGGCCTCGTAGTCGCTCATGACCTCCGCCTTGGTCAAGGCCCGGGTTACCGGCACGTTGCCGCGGAAGTGGTCCGCGTGGGTTGTGCCCAGGCAGGGGATCTCGCGCCGGGCCTGGGCGAACATGGTGGCGTGCCGGCTGTGCGTGTGGGTGATTCCGCCGATCTGCGGGAAGCTGCGATACAGGAGCAGGTGGGTTGGGGTGTCGCTCGAGGGTCGCCACTTGCCTTCGACGACTCTCCCTTCCAGATCGACCACGGACATATCTGGCGGCTGGAGCAGGTCGTAGGCCACGCCGCTGGGCTTGATGACCACCAGTCCCCGGTCGCGGTCGATCGCGCTGGTATTGCCCCAGGTGAGGGTGACCAGCCCGCAATGCACGAGCTCGCGGTTTGCCCGGCAGACCGCCTCTGTGAGCGAATCGAGCACGGCTCAGGCCTCCTGGCGGACGCGGGATCGCAAGGCGATCAGCTCTTTCATGACCGACGGCAGAGGGCTGGCCCCGCCGGCGGTTCCGAACGCGTCGTGCAATTGCCGGTAGATGCGGTAGAGCTCGGCGTAGACATCGGCGGCGGGCTTGCGTGGCCGATAGACCTTGGGTTTGACCCCGGTCATGGCCTGCTGGGCGGCAGGTACGTCGGGGTAGGCTCCGCCGACGACGGCGCCGAAGATAGCGGCGCCGAGGGCGCAGGTCTGGGCCGACCGGCTGATCTTCATAGGCCGGTTGCACACGTCGGCGTAGATTTGCATGACGAAGGGGTTCTTTTCGGCGATGCCGCCGCAGTTGACCACCTCGCTGACGGCCATGCCGTACTCCTCGAACCGCTTGATGATGGTGAGGGCGCCGAACGCCGTGGCCTCGACCAGGGCGCGGTAGATTTCCGGGGCGTTGGTGTGCAGTGTCTGGCCGATCAGGAGTCCGGAAAGGAGGGGGTCGACGAGGATGGTACGGTTGCCGTTGTTCCAGTCCAGGGCCACCAGGCCGCTCTCGCCGGGTTTGAGTTTCTCCGCCTGGCGGGTGAGGTTGACGTGGGCGTCGCCCTTGGCCGCGTAGGCGGCGGGGGCGAGCTGCTTGACGAACCAGTTGAAGATGTCGCCGACGGCGGACTGGCCGGCTTCCAGGCCGTACATGCCCGGCACGATGGAGCCGGGCACGATGCCGCACACTCCTGGGATGTCCGCCAGGCGGCCGTCCATCGGGGAGACGAGCATGTCGCAGGTGCTTGTGCCGATGATCTTGACCAGGGTGCCGGGTTTGATGCCCGCGCCGACGGCGCCCATGTGGGCGTCGAATGCGCCGACCGCGACGGGGATGCCGGCCGGCAGGCCGACTTTCTTAGCCGTCTCGGCGGTCAGGTTTCCGGCTTTCCGGTCGGAGGGCAGGGCGGGTCTGGCGTAGCAGTTGGCGGCCCGGGGCAGGTCTGGATCGAGGCTCTCGAGGAATGCCGTGCCCGGCAATCCGCCCCACTGGTCGTGGTACATGGCCTTGTGGCCGGCGGCGCAGATGCCGCGTGGCAGGGTGGCGGGGTTCATGTTTCCGGTGATGAACGCGGGCACGAAGTCGGCGAGCTCCACCCAGGATGCCGCTGCGGCGAAGACTTTGGGTGCGGTTCGTTTGCAGTGCAGGAGCTTGGACCAGTACCACTCGCTGCTATAGGTTCCGCCGCACTTGAGGAGGTAGCCGTCGGGGTGGGAGCGGGCTTTTTGGGTGATCTCGGCGGCCTCTGCGTGGCCGGTGTGGTCTTTCCAGAGCCAGGCCTGGGCGGCCAGGTTCTTCTTGAAGGCTGGCTTCAGGGCCAGGGGGGTGCCGTCCGCGGCCACCGGCATGGGTGTCGAGCCGGTGGTATCGACGCCGATGCCGACCACGTTTTCCGGCTTGAAGCCGGGGAGGCGTTTGGCGGCAGCGACTGCGCCGCGGACCGATGCGTAGAAGCCGGCGAGGTAGTCTGCGGGGTTTTGCCGGGCGCAATTGGGGTCCTTTGGGTCGAGGAGGATTCCCGCTTCTCCGCTTGGGTAGTTGAACACCTTGGAGGCCACTTCGCGGCCGTCCCTGAGATCGACCACCAGTGTCCGGACGCTGTTTGTCCCGTAGTCGACGCCGACAGCAAACTGCCGTCCTTTGCCGGAACGCGCACCCATGAATGACTCCTTCCACCTGTTTCCGAGATGAGGGATTCGTTACGCCACGTCGGCCCGCGGCGGGCCGGCACGCCCTGACCACGCAAGACACGATCTACCTGTCGAGCAGGAGTCTCGTCGCTTGCCGGGCATGATAACCGAAGTTGCCCGGCCCATCGAGGTGGTCTGGCGGGCCAGCCGGGGGCGGCTGGAGAGTGCGAGGTGATGTTTCCGGAGGCCTGGCCGACGGGTGGAGGCGGCGGGGGGGGCGTAGTCCGAAGCGGGTGGTGTTATGGTGTGGCCACGGGGGCCGGTGCCGGCGATCTGCCGCCGAGGGCCTTCACGATGGTGGCGGGCACGTCGCGCGGGGCGCACTGAAACTGGGCGGCGCCCAGATCGACGGCGACCTTGGGCATTCCGTAGACCACGCAGCTCTGTCGGTCCTGGGCGATGGTCACTGCCCCGGCTTGGTGGAGGCGGAGCAGGGCGTGGGCCCCGTCGGCGCCCATGCCGGTGAGGAGCACGCCGATGACTTTGCGGGTGGTGATGCGGGCCGCGGAATCGAACAGCACTTCGACGCTTGGGCAATGGCGATTGACCAAGTCGGTGCCGGTGTAGCGGATGCGGAGGCCGGTTCCGGCGGTGACGATCTGCATTTGGTGGTCGCCGCGGGCCAGGAGGGCGGTTCCCGGGTCGATGGTTTCCCCGTTCACGGCCTCGCGGACGGACAGAGCGGCCGCCCGATCGAGGTGCTGGGCGAAGGAGGCGGTGAAGCCGGCAGGCATGTGCTGGACCATAGCGATCGGCGGGAAGTCAGAAGGTGTGACCACCAGGAGCTGGCGGATGGCATCGGTTCCTCCGGTTGATGCTCCGAGGACGACGAGGTAGCGGTTGGGGTCGAGGCCGGCGGACCGAAACGACGGGGGGGTGGTCTTGACCGGCAGGGGTGGCGGGGCGGGGATGGAGACGGACGCGGCCCGGAGTTTGTCGGCGAGCTCGGCGCCCAGTCGCTGCAGGCTCTGGCGGTTGGGAGCGGCCGGCTTGAAGATCACGTCCAGGGCTCCGACCTCG
The window above is part of the Phycisphaerae bacterium genome. Proteins encoded here:
- a CDS encoding thymidine kinase, which produces MVTVTDRAMRRGRIELICGCMFSGKSERLIRRVEQAGAVGVSVVAFKHACDDRYGADQIVAHSGLRVAAYRAASAVEILRRVGEARLVVIDEAQFFTADLVDACRQLAAEGRQVVVGGLDRDSWGLPFGPMPELEAIADEVTRTRAVCARCGRPAEYTCRRVPVAGLTMVGGAEAYEPRCRDCFEAPPIELRR
- a CDS encoding aspartate--ammonia ligase gives rise to the protein MGLDSAGGQGYRPLLDLRQTERAIRTIKEFFQVNLSAALNLQRVSAPLFVPADTGVNDNLNGVERPISFPVKDLDDRRAEIVQSLAKWKRMALADYGFGPGEGIYTDMNAIRPDEKLDELHSIYVDQWDWERVMSAGERNLDFLRWVVERIYEVIHRTEECVSEAYPVIKPYLPDRIHFVHTEELQRRFPDLSPRDRENRVCRELGAVFVIGIGSKLADGRAHDGRAPDYDDWSTPTAGGKGLNGDIFVWNQVLGRGFELSSMGIRVDAEALVRQLELTGTRDRASLLFHRRLLAGELPQTIGGGIGQSRLCMLFLRKAHVGEVQSSLWPDGWREELRKKGIVLL
- a CDS encoding class I SAM-dependent methyltransferase, with the translated sequence MRSHRSPNQRYHDRVARRYETVYDDAYWQWHDDLTWEYLKRHLPANVNAPAVDLGCGSGKWGRKLLKSGYRVTFVDLSAKMVDEARRLAAEMGSEHKADFIQADLMDLAALPADHFAFAMAMGEPIGLAADPQAALRQIARCLAPGGILVATLDNRVACVDYYLEKGQIEELERFLRSGRTHWLTRDPSERFEVHTFEPEQIARMVTMTGLEMLELTGKTVLPMRRHREQLEDPATRRRWAAVEKRLARDPANLARCPHLQFAARKPDRQP
- a CDS encoding aspartate-semialdehyde dehydrogenase, producing the protein MAGHVAVVGATGAVGQEFIRVLEQRKFACSKMTFLASARSAGKTITFKSEPHTVVELTENSFKGVDIALFSAGASISRKFAPIAAQAGAVVVDNSSAFRMDPNVPLVVPEVNPEDISKHKGIIANPNCSTIIMVVPVWPLHKLCPIQRLVVSTYQAASGAGYQAMVELEEQSRDLLAGKKVTPRVLPHRIAFNLFSHNSKITANGYNEEEMKMVNETRKMFHCDEIQVSATCVRVPVPRAHSEAINITFARPVTEKQVFETLRSAPGTRVVDDREKNYFPMPIDSSDGDDVLVGRIRQDISQPDGRGIDLFVSGDQLRKGAALNAIQIAERL
- the araA gene encoding L-arabinose isomerase translates to MAFDNLEIWFITGSQHLYGEEALNQVADNSRRMVEGLNASARLPFRLVFKPVVTTADSILRVCREANAAPHCAGLITWMHTFSPAKMWIAGLQALDKPMAHLHTQYNRDLPWATIDMDFMNLNQAAHGDREFGFICARMEQPRKVVVGHWQDPEVQDRLAVWQRAAAGLHELRNLKVARIGDNMRQVAVTEGDKVEAQIRLGVEVNGYGIGDMVQYIKDVSDPAIDRLVAEYDAQYTMATPLRPGGAKRDALRYAARAELGLKAFLDTGGFKAFTDTFENLHGLDQLPGIAAQRLMAAGYGFGAEGDWKTAALLRAVKVMATGLKGGTSFMEDYTYHLHPSGPKVLGAHMLEVCPSLAAATPSCEVYALGIGGKADPVRLVFTAPAGPGINMAMIDLGDRFRLLVNEIDAVESDQAMPRLPVARALWIPRPDLKTAAAAWIYAGGPHHTVLSQAITTECFEDFAEMAGLECVRIDGATRLGDLRNQLRWNQAFFGRGK
- the araD gene encoding L-ribulose-5-phosphate 4-epimerase AraD — its product is MLDSLTEAVCRANRELVHCGLVTLTWGNTSAIDRDRGLVVIKPSGVAYDLLQPPDMSVVDLEGRVVEGKWRPSSDTPTHLLLYRSFPQIGGITHTHSRHATMFAQARREIPCLGTTHADHFRGNVPVTRALTKAEVMSDYEANTGRVIVERFATLDPVTMPAVLVAGHGPFTWGTDASESVRNAVALEAVAEIALGTRLIDPTAPGLEPFVLDKHYQRKHGPAAYYGQKE
- a CDS encoding ribulokinase gives rise to the protein MGARSGKGRQFAVGVDYGTNSVRTLVVDLRDGREVASKVFNYPSGEAGILLDPKDPNCARQNPADYLAGFYASVRGAVAAAKRLPGFKPENVVGIGVDTTGSTPMPVAADGTPLALKPAFKKNLAAQAWLWKDHTGHAEAAEITQKARSHPDGYLLKCGGTYSSEWYWSKLLHCKRTAPKVFAAAASWVELADFVPAFITGNMNPATLPRGICAAGHKAMYHDQWGGLPGTAFLESLDPDLPRAANCYARPALPSDRKAGNLTAETAKKVGLPAGIPVAVGAFDAHMGAVGAGIKPGTLVKIIGTSTCDMLVSPMDGRLADIPGVCGIVPGSIVPGMYGLEAGQSAVGDIFNWFVKQLAPAAYAAKGDAHVNLTRQAEKLKPGESGLVALDWNNGNRTILVDPLLSGLLIGQTLHTNAPEIYRALVEATAFGALTIIKRFEEYGMAVSEVVNCGGIAEKNPFVMQIYADVCNRPMKISRSAQTCALGAAIFGAVVGGAYPDVPAAQQAMTGVKPKVYRPRKPAADVYAELYRIYRQLHDAFGTAGGASPLPSVMKELIALRSRVRQEA
- the cheB gene encoding chemotaxis-specific protein-glutamate methyltransferase CheB; this translates as MRRRGPVKVLIVDDSPLVRATLVRALSDVRTARVIGAAKDPYEARDLIIAYHPDVIILDLQMPRMDGLTFLRKLTIHYPVPVIMCSDSTPAGHLAALEAIEVGALDVIFKPAAPNRQSLQRLGAELADKLRAASVSIPAPPPLPVKTTPPSFRSAGLDPNRYLVVLGASTGGTDAIRQLLVVTPSDFPPIAMVQHMPAGFTASFAQHLDRAAALSVREAVNGETIDPGTALLARGDHQMQIVTAGTGLRIRYTGTDLVNRHCPSVEVLFDSAARITTRKVIGVLLTGMGADGAHALLRLHQAGAVTIAQDRQSCVVYGMPKVAVDLGAAQFQCAPRDVPATIVKALGGRSPAPAPVATP